Genomic window (Sulfurovum sp. NBC37-1):
TTTTTCCCTGGAGATCATCAAGTCTCTTACCGGAAAAGTCGCACTGCTTTCCGCCCTGGTACACAAAGAGACCGTCCTCTCTTCCGAAGCGAAAGTAGCTGATCTTATGACACAGAAACTTCCTCTTTTTCAGCGTCTCAAGAACAACGAGATCGCCTCGATGCTCAATCTGACGCCGGAGACATTTTCGCGTATTCTGACCAAGTTCAAGAAGGAGGGGATCATCACAGTGAAGAACCAGAAGATCATCATTTTGAATGAAGAGGCGCTTTACAACATCGTCGAGACCAATACGATCAAGGACTGTACGAATTGTATCGCGCATTTTAAAGAGCAGATAGGGTATAAGGATTAAATGTACGTCATTCCGGGCTTGATCCGGAATCTATCTTTTATAGATCTATTTCGTTTGTCGAATTCCCCTGTTATTGTAATTGAGGTGTTGTTCTTCTCTTCATTTTTTTTAGAAAAAAACGAAGCAAAAAAATCGTCGTATCTCTCGATGAAATCCCGCAGGAACGAGGACAATCGCTTCGCTTTTCTGACACTAAATGGCGATACCTCTGTCGCTAAAGCGTAAGAGGGGTACAAGGTCGTTCGCAGAGACAGGCACACTGCGTGTGCTTTAATGAGAGTGATTTTTTTCAAAAATCTTGACAAATACAGATAAAGTATGTCACAATTTTGCGTATAAACGCTAAACGCTCTCCTCCCACTCTTTAAACGCATCATCAAAATAAACCAGACGCTGTTTTTTGAACTCTACGGTTGAGTAGAGTTTTCCGTATTCGGATAAACCGCTTTCTTTGGCCATCTCTTCTATAAGCGTGTCACATTCTTCCTGGGTTTTGGCATGGACCATGGCAAAGAGGTTGTAGGGCCAGTTGGGGTAGGAGGGGCGCAGGTAGCAGTGGCTGACGGCTGAGAATTCTGCCATCTGTCGTCCTATCTCTTCACCTTTTTCTTCCGGTACGGACCACACGGACATAGCATTGGCACCGAAACCGGCTTTTCTGTGGTTGAGGATAGTGGCGAAACGGCGCATGACACCGCTCTCTTTAAGTTCATTGGCGATCGCAAAGAATGCATCATAATCCATACCAAGTTTTTCAGTCGCTTCTTTATAGGGTTCCGATGTAACAGCAATGTCTTTTTGCAGCTCTTTGATGACTTCTATGTGCTGAGGTGTCAGTTCTATCTCTTTATGTGCTGCTTTTTTGACCTTCTCTTTCTTGGCGCGTTTTCCTGTGGTGTCCATCTTGACAGAGATCTTGAACATTTTCAGGGTCGGCAGGATGATGGCATCGTCCGCGCCTGTCTGTTCTTTGAGTATCTCGATGGTCTTCTCCAGTCCGAGTTTGCTGTCGGGTGCAACGGCCATTGTGAACCAGATGTTGTAGTCATGGTTTCTAAGGTAATTGTGGCTGACACCCGGATGGGCATTGATAGTCTGTGCGGCTTCGTCTATATTGTCTTCAGCTACCTTGAAAGCGACCAGTGATGACTTGTAGCCCAGACGTTTGGTATCGAAAATGGCGGAAGTCTGTCGGATGATCTTCTCGTCTTTGAGCCTCTGTACGGTAGAGAGCACTTCCTCTTCGGTCGTATTGAGGATATCTGCGATCTCTTTGAAAGGCCGCTGTGTCATAGGAAAAGCATTTTGCATCTGGTATAGTAATTCGTCTTGCATAGGTATTTAAATCTCCAATAAGGTAATAATAAATGCTAGTGTAGCAAAGATTGATACATATCAAAGCAAATGTGATAAATTTCTGTTAAATTATGATACACAATTGACATAAAGGAACACAATGTCGTATTTCCCCATGTTCATGGATATGCAGAACCTCAAGGTACTGGTGGTAGGTGGCGGTGCCATTGCTACCGAAAAACTTGAAAAACTGGTGGATTTCACCAAAGAGATCACAGTGATCGCCTCCGAGGTCAGTGTAGAGGCGGACAGCCTGATCAAAGACCACTGTCTGACACTTTATCAGCGGGCATACAGAGAGGGGGATATTCAGGGTTTCGACATTGTCATTGTGGCAACCGATACAGTGGATCTGCATAAATCGATCTATGAAGAGTCAAGGGGCAGCAGGATACTGGTGAATTCCGTGGACAATACGGACTATTGTGATTTCATCTTTCCCTCCTATGTCAAAAAGGATGATCTGACCATCGCTTTTTCGACAGGAGGAGCTTCTCCGGCTTTCGCCAAACATATCCGCCGCCATTTCGAGAAGATCATTCCCGACTCGGTCGGGGATTTTCTTAAAAAAATGAAAGCCTTGCGCTCGACAATGCCCAAGGGCAAAGAACGAATGAAATATTTTGACGAACTGGTGGAAGAATATTTCAGGAAGAATTTCAAATGATTTTGACATTATTTGACATAATTTTGATATAAATCAAGCTTATTTTAAATATAAGTCATTAAAATGATAAAAACTAAATAGGAGTAATTATGTCTGAATTAAATAAACAAGCTATAGAAGTACCTGGAGCAACCGTGCCTTTCTTTACCTATACGATGGGCGAAACACAGTATTTTGAATTCGATACATCCAAATGCGGACCGCCTGAACCAATGGTCAATGCAATGGCGGGACTCAAAATGATAGATGGACCCAATAAGAAAGTGGTTATGATCAACCACAAGAAACCAATGGGACTGCTTGACAAGATCGGTGAGAATTACGATATTGAAACAGAAAAAATGGATGACGGCCGTGTCAAACTGATCTTCTCCTATAAATCGGGAGAGAGTGAAAATGCAAACCTCAATGATGCCGCTTGTCACGGATAGGTTAGATGAAAGCTATCTCCAGTGATTTTGCGCCACCGCTGAAACTGATCTCGCCCTTTTTCAGTTATGGCGTGGTCTTTTATCTGCTCTCCATGCTGGCACTGCTCTTTTTTGAGCCGACATTCAGTTATGCGCAGATGAATGTGGCCGGGTGGATACATCTTTTTCTGCTTGGCTTTGTGATGATGATCATCTTCGGTGCCATGGCACAGTTGATCCCTGTGGTCCTTGAAGCAGGGCATGCAGTGGTAGATGTCTATTATGTCATTTTCCCTCTGCTTTTGGTCGGTGCTTCCCTAATGGTATTCGGCTTCTGGCTCATGCCGGCGATACTTCCCTATGGAGGCCTGCTGGTACTCGTTGCCATGATCATTTTTGCTGTGGAGAATATCGCCACGCTCAAGAAGACGACCATTCGGACATTAACGATAGATACGGTTGCCTGGAGTAACGGCTATCTGTTGCTGGGTATTTTGACCGGATTTGCCATCGCACTGGGATTGAGCGGAAACTTTGGCATCAATGTTTCACTGATGCTCAAAGCCCATGTCTATGCTGTAATTGGGGGATATGTTGTCCTAACCATCATGGGCCTGTCCCTGATCCTTATACCGATGTTCTCTCTGGCGCATGGTTTTGAAGAAACAGCGATCAACAGGGCGTTTAAGCTGGTCATTACCGGTGTCGGGATTGTTTTTGCCGGAGCACTTTTTACCCAGGAGTGGTTCATGTACATAGGGTATGCTGTCAATATGCTGGGTATATTCTTTTATATATGGCAGATCTATATTATTGCGAAACTGACGGTGCGTAAAGAGATGGATATCTGGGCAAAGTCCATGATATTCGCTTTTGGTGCACTCATACTTTCAATTGTACTGGGCTTGGTTTATTTTATGAGCGGCAAGGAAAGCATCTTGCATGCATCGGTATGGTTTTTGTTGCTGGGGTTCATCTCCTCTATGATCACAGGCCATCTTTACAAGATCGTTCCATTTCTGGTCTGGTTCGAACGTTTTGCACCTTTGGTGGGAAAAGAGAAAGTACCGATGCTCCATGAAATGTACTCCAAAGAGGGAGCATCGATGATGTTCTGGTTCACGGCGTCCGGCGTTGTACTTGGAGGTCTTGGACTGCTCTTTGAGAATGGTATTCTCTTTAAAGGCGGTGCCAGTTTCCTCTTTGCAGGGGCGATCTTCCTCTTCGTTACGATGCGGAAGATGCTGGCGTATGGGAAATAAACCATTTCGGTGGTTTTATTCGCCATGTTCAAATATGAAATAAATTTTTTGTAGGGTGCGTAATGCCCATCGGAAATGCCCTTGGGGTACACGCACCAATAAATAATATAAGGAATAAATATGTGCAGTATTACAAAAGAAGCGGTTTTCGATGCCATCTCTACGGTCATCGATCCGGAAGTAGGGTTCAACCTGGTTGAAATGGGTCTGATCTACGATGCGATCATCGATGAGGATTGCAATGTTCATGTCATCATGACACTCTCTACACAGGGATGCCCTTTGCATCAGATGATCACCACCTGGGTCAAAGAGGCGGTAGAACGCATTGAAGATGTGGGTGAAGTGGAAGTGGAAGTTGTCTGGGAGCCGGCATGGAATATCTCTATGGCACATGATAATGTCAAGCAGGCATTGGGTGGTATGTAGACCGTAAGCATGCTTTCAGGCACTTGCCTGAGCAAATAGGAGTCTTTTACTCCTTATTTCATCAATATATTTTAATCTTAATTCAAATATCATTTTTATAATTTATCTAAGATAATTTTACTCTAAATTAAAGCGTTACCTATTTGTCATATTTATGACAATATTTACTTCTCTTGATATAAATCATCTTTTTTATTGACACTGCTGTGATAAACTATATACGTAGTTGTACGTGGAGACTCTCTTAATAACTCTGACAGCAGGGATATTGAGAGGGTTTTTGACGTATAACCAAAAATCAATTTACGGAGGAAGTAATATGGCTTTAAATAGAAGAGAATTTCTAAAAAGTGCAGCGGCAGCATCTGCGGCCAGCGCTGTGGGAATTGCTGTTCCATCCAGTCTGAACGCGGCAGCGAATGACGCACAGAAAGATTGGAGATGGGACAAAGCAGCATGTCGTTTCTGTGGTACGGGTTGTGGTATCATGCTTGCGACCAAAGGTGGTAGGATCGTAGCGGTTAAGGGTGACCCTGCGGCACCGGTGAACAGAGGTCTTAACTGTATTAAGGGTTACTTTAATGCAAAGATTATGTATGGTGCGGATAGACTCAAGACACCGCTTCTCAGAATGAACGACAAGGGTGAATTTGACAAACATGGTAAATTCAGACCTGTCTCTTGGAAAAGAGCATTCGACGAGATGGAAAAGTATGCGAAAAAAGCGCTGAAAGCTTCAGGTCCTGAAGGTGTAGCAGTATTTGCATCCGGTCAGTATACGGTTATGGAAGGGTATGCAGCCCAGAAAATGATGAAAGCCGGTTTCAGATCAAATGCGATCGACCCGAATGCACGTCACTGTATGGCATCAGCGGTTGTCGGCTTCTACCAGACATTCGGTATCGATGAGCCGTCAGGTTGTTATGACGATATCGAAATTACAGATACTATCGTTACCTGGGGATCCAACATGGCAGAAATGCACCCGATCCTCTGGTCAAGAGTTACGGACAGAAAACTTTCCAATCCTGACAAAGTAAAAGTCGTTAACATCCAGACTTATACACACAGAACGTGTGACCTTGGTGACTTTAACATTATCTTCTCACCAAACACGGACCTTGCGTTGTGGAACTATATTGCTCATGAGATTGTTTACAACCATCCTGAAGCGATCGACTGGGATTTTGTCAAGCAGAACATCGTCTTTACAGCCGGACCGCTCAACATCGGTTACGGTATGAGAAGAGCAGGCGAAAAATCCATTACACCGGTCAGAAAAGACGGTAGTGCAGGAAAATACAGCGCTCTTGAGATGCAGACCATCAATAAAGAGATGGAGAAAAAGATCTCAGCCAAAGAGGCACCGGCATTGGCACCATACGGTATCAAAGAGGGTGATGTGATGAAAAACACTGCAGGTACGCTCAAGCATTGGAAGATCTCTTTTGAAGAATACAAAAAATCGCTTGAACCGTTCACGCTCGACTATGTGGCTAAGATCGCAAAAGGTGATCCTAACGAGTCTCTTGAATCATTCAAGAAAAAACTCAAAGATCTCGCTGCGCTTTATATTGAAAAAGACAGAAAAGTCGTTTCATTCTGGACAATGGGTATGAACCAGCACACCAGAGGTACCTGGGTCAATACACTTTCCTACAATGTTCACTTCCTGCTGAACAAGCAGGCATTGCCAGGTAACGGTGCATTCTCGTTGACAGGTCAGCCTTCAGCATGTGGTACGGCAAGGGAAGTCGGTACATTCTGTCACAGACTGCCTGCAGATATGATGGTGAAAAACCCTAAGCATAGAGCTCATGCTGAAAAAACATGGGGAATCCCTGCAGGTACATTAAACCCTGTAGGTAACCAGCACATCATGAAGATCCACAGAGATATTGAAGATGGTGTCGTAAAATTTGCATGGGTCAATGTATGTAACGCATACCAGGATTCAGCAAGTGCCAGCCACTGGATCAAAGCGGCAAGAGAGATGGATAACTTCATCGTTACTTCAGATGGATACCCAGGTATCTCAGCAATGGTTTCCGACCTTGTACTCCCGTCAGCAATGATCTATGAAAAGTGGGGTGCATATGGAAACGCTGAGCGTAGAACACAGCACTGGAGACAGCAGGTACTTCCTGTAGGTGACGCGATGTCAGATACATGGCAGTGGGTTGAATTCTCCAAGAGATTTACAGTGAAAGACCTTTGGGGTGGATATACACTTAGAAATAAGAAAAAACTTCCAAACGTTATCGCTGATGCGAAGAAAATGGGATACAGCGAAGATACGACGATGTATGAGATCCTTTATGCGAACAAAAAAGGAAAATCGTACAAAATCGATACTTCCAAGTTCCCTCAAAAAGGGTTTGACAACTCCGAATGTCTTGGTGATAGCAGAAATGTAAAAGGTTCTGATGGTAAGGTATTCAAAGGTTACGGATTCATGATCCATGAGTATCTCTTTGAAGAGTATGCAAGCTTCGGTAGAGGACACGGACATGACCTTGCTCCATTCGATGTTTACCATAAAGTAAGAGGACTTAAGTGGCCGGTTGTCGACGGTAAAGAGACACAATGGAGATTTAACGTCAAGTACGATCCGTATGCGGCAAAAGCAGTTAAAAAATCAGGCAGCAAGTCAACACACGCTTTCTATGGTCCATTGGCGAAAAAGATCCTTCAGGGTGACTTGAAAGGGCCAAACAAAAAACTTGGCAAATATGCACTTCCTAACAAAGCGAAGATATTTGCAAGACCATACATGGATCCACCGGAAATGCCGGATGAAACTTACGATACATGGTTATGTACAGGTCGTGTTCTCGAGCACTGGCACTCAGGTACGATGACCATGAGAGTCCCTGAACTCTTCCGTGCGGTTCCTGAAGCACTCTGCTATATGCATCCTGGTGATGCCAAAGCAAAAGGTCTCAAGAGAGGCGAACTTGCATGGGTTGAAAGTAGACGTGGTAAGGTTAAAGCAAGAATTGAGACGAGAGGTCGTAACAGACCACCTCAGGGCTTGGTATTCGTTCCTTGGTTCGATGAGAAAGTCTTCATCAACAAAGTATGTCTTGATGCGACATGTCCAATGTCTAAGCAGACAGACTACAAAAAATGTGCAGTTAAGATCACAAAGGCATAAGTAAATGGCAAACTCCGACAACAACAGACGAAAGTTCATGGCAACGACCCTTCAAAGCGTTGGCTTAACGGCTCTTGGTGGATTGTTGTGGAGTGGCTATTGTGATGAAGCAAAAGCATCACCACTGGTACTCAGACCACCGGGTGCATTGGCAGAAAAGGATTTCCTTGATGCGTGCATTAAGTGTGGAATGTGTGCGGAAGCGTGCTATAATCGTGACAGTAATATAGACAAAGAGACAGGAAAGCAAAGACCTGGAACCCTGCAGATGGCAAAAGGGGGCGACCACCGACTGGTGGGTACGCCGTTCTTTACACCAAGGGATGTTCCCTGTTATATGTGTGATGATATTCCCTGTGTTCCGGTCTGTCCCTCAGGCGCTTTGGATATGCCAAGCCTTCTTGACAAAAAAGGAGAACTGGATATCAATAAAGCCCAAATGGGATTGGCCATCGTGCATAAAGAGAGCTGTATTGCCTTTTGGGGCTTGCAGTGCGATGCCTGTTACCGGGCATGTCCTTTGCTGGATGAAGCGATATCGCTGGAGTATATGAAGAATGAACGAACGGGAAAACATGCATTTTTGCTGCCTGTCGTCCATTCGGATGTCTGTACAGGATGCGGGTTGTGTGAAAAAGCCTGTGTGACTGAAAAACCAGCTATTTTTGTACTACCGCGGGAGCATTCTACAGGAAAAGCAGGAGCTCATTATGTAAAAGGTTGGGACAAAAAAGACCAGGAAAGAGTAGGAAACAGAAAAGCAGAAGAGATAGAAACGCATACAAAACGAAGCGAAAAAGCGCCGGTGGATTATTTGAATAAGGAGATAGAGTATTAATGAAAAATTTAAAATATCTACTTCTTAGAAGGGTAACACAGATCGGGCTTTTGGTACTGTACTTTGGTGCCAATGCTTATGGTTGGACTATCTTGAAAGGTACATTCGGTTCCTCTCTACTTTTTGGTGTGATCCCGTTGGCTGATCCCTATACGACACTGCAGGTTTTAGCTACAGGTTTTGTGTTGGGAGCAGATGTACTTTTGGGGGCGTTGATCATTACGCTTTTCTATATGATCGTAGGCGGCAGGGCTTTTTGCAGCTGGGTATGTCCCATCAATATGGTGACGGACCTGGCCAACTGGCTCAGACGCAAACTTAATTTAGACAAAGAAGAAGTGAATTATCGTTTCCTTAAAAGACGCGCACGTTACTGGATCATGGTACTTGGCTTGATCGTCTCGGCTATTGTCGGTATTGCCGCATTTGAAGCGCTGAGCCCTATTACCATCATGCAAAGAGGTATTATCTTTGGATTTGGTGCAGGGATTTCGGTGGTCATAGCGATATTCCTTTTTGATCTCTTCGGGGTCAAGAATGGTTGGTGCGGACACCTGTGTCCTTTGGGAGCAACCTATTCGCTCATAGGCAAAACAAGCCTTATCAGGGTCAAACATGACCATGAAGCCTGTACAGCCTGTATGGAGTGTAAGGTGGTATGTCCTGAAAATCAGGTCTTGCATATGATAAACAAAGAGAGTATTTCAGTTACAGACGGTGAGTGCACCAACTGCGGTCGCTGCATCGACGTCTGCAATGATGATGCTTTGGGATTTGGAATTAGAAGTTTTACAAAAAAGTAAATGATTAAAGGAGAAGAAATGACAAAAGTAATCAAGGTAATGGCATTGGGTTCACTGCTTGCTGCTTCAGCACTGTATGGTAGTGCAAGTACGACAGCATGTGCAGGATGCCACGGACAGCATTTTGAGAAAAAGGCGATGGGTAAGTCCAAAGTCGTAAAAGATATGAGTGAAGCAGATATTCTTGTAGCGCTCAAAGGCTACAAGAACGGTACGTACGGTGGTGCGATGAAAGGTCTTATGAAAGGCCAGGTCGCTTCACTCTCAGATGCCGATATGAAAGCGATCGCTGCTTCCATCAAGGGCGGTGCAGCTGTACCGACAAATGTCGCGACTGAAAATGCAGCGGCAGCGGCAGTAGCCCAGGCCAAAGTGATCGACATCAACAAAGATGTATGTGATCCCAAGAGAATCGACAAAGAAGATCTCGGAAACAAAAAAGTAGTTGATGAGACAGTATTGGGTCTGAGAAAAACATCACTTTTTGATGAAAAGGTTGCACCGGTTAAAGGAAAAGAAGACAGACCGGCTCCTGGAACTGCTCCAAAGTTTGAAAGAGCGTATGTCAATGCACCACCGATGATCCCTCACTCAGTGGAAGGATTGCTGCCGATCACCAAAGACAACAACCAATGTCTTGGATGTCATATGCCTGATGTGGCAAAAGGCGTAGGCGCTACACCTATTCCCCCATCTCACTTCACTAACTACAGGCCTACAACTGTTTACAAAAATGGTGAATTGGTCAAAGAAGGTAAAAAAGTCGGTATCCAAAAGGGTGACATGGGTAACGTAGGTGATATCAAACTTGCCAAAGTGAAAAAACTCAACCACCTCTATCAGGGTAGATTCAACTGTTCTCAGTGTCATGCACCGCAGGCAAATGTAAAAACTGCTGTTGCAAATACATTTAAATCTGATGGATTGACTGATGAGTTTAAGACACACTCAAATCTTGTCAATATGATGGATGATGGTGTCAAATAGTGGCAAATCGAAGAGATTTTTTTAGATCCTTCACCAAACCACTGCGTCAAACCAAAGAGGAGTCTCCTCTTTTGGTGAGGCCGCCTTACGGTAAAGACGAATCTCTTTTTCAGAGTGAGTGTCCCTCTTGCGAAAGCAAAAGCTGTGTCGCTTCCTGTGATGAGAAGATCATTTTTATAGCGGATGACGGTGCGCCGACACTCACATTCAAAGAGAACGGCTGCACTTTTTGCGATGCCTGTGCCGAAGTCTGTGAAACAGGTGTACTTTCGCTGGAGAATGAAGGTACAGCTGACTGGCTCAACGCTGTGTTCAAAATATCGCTTGAAGCTTGTGTAGCACATCATGGCGTCATCTGCCATGCCTGTAAAGAACCCTGTATCGATGATGCCATTCTGTTCAACGGAATGTTCAATCCAGTCATCGATGATGAAAAATGCACGGCTTGCGGTTTTTGCATGTCAAGATGCCCGACACAGGCGATCTCTTATGAAGTGTTTGCATTGAAGTAGGAAGCGGATCAGACAGAGGTTTAGTTGAAATTGATTTGGCTCAATAGATTTGAGTGAAATCCTGCTACTATGTCATTAATGATCTAACTATTGATTGACTGGAGAAATGAATGATGAATTTGGAAGCGAAATATCCGAAACTTTTTGACAAACTTGAAGACAAAGAAGTGGAGTTACGCCACCTGCTCAATGTGGATGAGAACTACGAAGATTATGATTCCGAAGAGTATGAGTTTGATTTTGAAGAGTACAACTTTGTAATCTATATTGCAGAACCTGTTCAGAAAATTCTGGGAGAAGAGAAGATGTCAGCATTGGCAGAAACACTTGGCGATCACAGTGCTTTTGAAAATTTTGTTATTTCTGAAGACGATCTCTATGGCGTAAAATCGGCCTTGAGTGAGGAAGAAATTGTTGCATTGTTACTGGAGCACATCGAGGAGATGGTATGAGAAGACTCCTGCTGCTTTGCCTCTTGAGCATGGCTGCCTGGGCGACACCGATATTCTCACCCGTTGAGACAATAGAGGTCAACGGGACAGCCAAAGATATGGTCCTCTCAAACGGCCATTTGGTCATTGCTACCGATATGGGGCATATTGAAGTGTATGATACAGCCAATAGGAAAAAGATCAAAGAGGTCTCCATTCCGGATGTGAAAGATTTTATGGGTGACATTATGCCGGCCAGGGTCATGAGTACGGATGTGACAGGGGAGAAATATCTTCTGCTGAGTGACAGCGGAAAAGGTGGTTACTCCAATCTTTACCTCTATGATAAAACATTGAAACAACTCTTGTCCGCTGATGACAAGGAAGCGATCATTAAAGCACGATTTGTGGATGATTCGCATATTTTGCTTGGTTATCTCAGTAACGAGGTGGCGCTACTGGATATCAACAGCAGAAAAGAGCGCTACCGGGTTCAGTTGAGTGAATCGAAATTTTCCGATTTTGCACTCAATGAAGACAAAAGCCAGGCGGTTTTCGCCTGTGAGAGCGGTGTACTGAATGTTGTGGATGTAAAAAGCGGGAAAGTAATCAAACAGCTGCAGGGACAAAATGTGGACAATGTTTACAAAGTCGACTATAAGCAGAAGACCGTCTCGGCAGCAGGACAGGACAGAAGAGGGGCTTTGTACGATGTAACGACCGGCACAGGAACGTACATCCAGGGTGATTTTCTCATTTATGCAACGGCACTGAGCCCCTCTGCAGAGAAAGTAGCGTTTACGATGGACGAACAGAACAATATTTCCATCTATCGTACTTCTGACAAGGCTAAAATAGCCTTGCTTAAGGGGCAAAAGAGTACACTAAATGTTATTATTTTCAAAGATGAGAACAGACTCTATTCATCCAGTGATGACAGCACCGTAATGGTGTGGGACTTAAAAAAATAAAGGAGAAACAATGAATGTATCAAGTATTGTAGTACAGGCTTTGCCGAAAAATATCAATGAGCTGGTGGCGTTCTTTAAAGAGGCCGATTATATTGATTATCATCTGCATGACAAAGAAAAAGGAAAGATCATTGTAACTGTCGAAGGAAAAGGTGTGGAAGAGGAGATCGAAAAACTCGTCAAGATACAGCGGCTTCCC
Coding sequences:
- a CDS encoding Crp/Fnr family transcriptional regulator; translated protein: MYKLEEIPMFSALTGTYLKELYDQTHIKQYAKDSIVFYEGDESKYLHILLDGNIKLYKTTPKGTQIQINRLAAPAMIGEYACFENQPFPATCEFLTDGVMGLLPFDFVYKHLDNPGFSLEIIKSLTGKVALLSALVHKETVLSSEAKVADLMTQKLPLFQRLKNNEIASMLNLTPETFSRILTKFKKEGIITVKNQKIIILNEEALYNIVETNTIKDCTNCIAHFKEQIGYKD
- a CDS encoding siroheme decarboxylase subunit beta, with the translated sequence MTQRPFKEIADILNTTEEEVLSTVQRLKDEKIIRQTSAIFDTKRLGYKSSLVAFKVAEDNIDEAAQTINAHPGVSHNYLRNHDYNIWFTMAVAPDSKLGLEKTIEILKEQTGADDAIILPTLKMFKISVKMDTTGKRAKKEKVKKAAHKEIELTPQHIEVIKELQKDIAVTSEPYKEATEKLGMDYDAFFAIANELKESGVMRRFATILNHRKAGFGANAMSVWSVPEEKGEEIGRQMAEFSAVSHCYLRPSYPNWPYNLFAMVHAKTQEECDTLIEEMAKESGLSEYGKLYSTVEFKKQRLVYFDDAFKEWEESV
- a CDS encoding precorrin-2 dehydrogenase/sirohydrochlorin ferrochelatase family protein, with protein sequence MSYFPMFMDMQNLKVLVVGGGAIATEKLEKLVDFTKEITVIASEVSVEADSLIKDHCLTLYQRAYREGDIQGFDIVIVATDTVDLHKSIYEESRGSRILVNSVDNTDYCDFIFPSYVKKDDLTIAFSTGGASPAFAKHIRRHFEKIIPDSVGDFLKKMKALRSTMPKGKERMKYFDELVEEYFRKNFK
- a CDS encoding metal-sulfur cluster assembly factor translates to MCSITKEAVFDAISTVIDPEVGFNLVEMGLIYDAIIDEDCNVHVIMTLSTQGCPLHQMITTWVKEAVERIEDVGEVEVEVVWEPAWNISMAHDNVKQALGGM
- the napA gene encoding nitrate reductase catalytic subunit NapA; translated protein: MALNRREFLKSAAAASAASAVGIAVPSSLNAAANDAQKDWRWDKAACRFCGTGCGIMLATKGGRIVAVKGDPAAPVNRGLNCIKGYFNAKIMYGADRLKTPLLRMNDKGEFDKHGKFRPVSWKRAFDEMEKYAKKALKASGPEGVAVFASGQYTVMEGYAAQKMMKAGFRSNAIDPNARHCMASAVVGFYQTFGIDEPSGCYDDIEITDTIVTWGSNMAEMHPILWSRVTDRKLSNPDKVKVVNIQTYTHRTCDLGDFNIIFSPNTDLALWNYIAHEIVYNHPEAIDWDFVKQNIVFTAGPLNIGYGMRRAGEKSITPVRKDGSAGKYSALEMQTINKEMEKKISAKEAPALAPYGIKEGDVMKNTAGTLKHWKISFEEYKKSLEPFTLDYVAKIAKGDPNESLESFKKKLKDLAALYIEKDRKVVSFWTMGMNQHTRGTWVNTLSYNVHFLLNKQALPGNGAFSLTGQPSACGTAREVGTFCHRLPADMMVKNPKHRAHAEKTWGIPAGTLNPVGNQHIMKIHRDIEDGVVKFAWVNVCNAYQDSASASHWIKAAREMDNFIVTSDGYPGISAMVSDLVLPSAMIYEKWGAYGNAERRTQHWRQQVLPVGDAMSDTWQWVEFSKRFTVKDLWGGYTLRNKKKLPNVIADAKKMGYSEDTTMYEILYANKKGKSYKIDTSKFPQKGFDNSECLGDSRNVKGSDGKVFKGYGFMIHEYLFEEYASFGRGHGHDLAPFDVYHKVRGLKWPVVDGKETQWRFNVKYDPYAAKAVKKSGSKSTHAFYGPLAKKILQGDLKGPNKKLGKYALPNKAKIFARPYMDPPEMPDETYDTWLCTGRVLEHWHSGTMTMRVPELFRAVPEALCYMHPGDAKAKGLKRGELAWVESRRGKVKARIETRGRNRPPQGLVFVPWFDEKVFINKVCLDATCPMSKQTDYKKCAVKITKA
- the napG gene encoding ferredoxin-type protein NapG is translated as MANSDNNRRKFMATTLQSVGLTALGGLLWSGYCDEAKASPLVLRPPGALAEKDFLDACIKCGMCAEACYNRDSNIDKETGKQRPGTLQMAKGGDHRLVGTPFFTPRDVPCYMCDDIPCVPVCPSGALDMPSLLDKKGELDINKAQMGLAIVHKESCIAFWGLQCDACYRACPLLDEAISLEYMKNERTGKHAFLLPVVHSDVCTGCGLCEKACVTEKPAIFVLPREHSTGKAGAHYVKGWDKKDQERVGNRKAEEIETHTKRSEKAPVDYLNKEIEY
- the napH gene encoding quinol dehydrogenase ferredoxin subunit NapH; amino-acid sequence: MKNLKYLLLRRVTQIGLLVLYFGANAYGWTILKGTFGSSLLFGVIPLADPYTTLQVLATGFVLGADVLLGALIITLFYMIVGGRAFCSWVCPINMVTDLANWLRRKLNLDKEEVNYRFLKRRARYWIMVLGLIVSAIVGIAAFEALSPITIMQRGIIFGFGAGISVVIAIFLFDLFGVKNGWCGHLCPLGATYSLIGKTSLIRVKHDHEACTACMECKVVCPENQVLHMINKESISVTDGECTNCGRCIDVCNDDALGFGIRSFTKK
- a CDS encoding nitrate reductase cytochrome c-type subunit, translating into MTKVIKVMALGSLLAASALYGSASTTACAGCHGQHFEKKAMGKSKVVKDMSEADILVALKGYKNGTYGGAMKGLMKGQVASLSDADMKAIAASIKGGAAVPTNVATENAAAAAVAQAKVIDINKDVCDPKRIDKEDLGNKKVVDETVLGLRKTSLFDEKVAPVKGKEDRPAPGTAPKFERAYVNAPPMIPHSVEGLLPITKDNNQCLGCHMPDVAKGVGATPIPPSHFTNYRPTTVYKNGELVKEGKKVGIQKGDMGNVGDIKLAKVKKLNHLYQGRFNCSQCHAPQANVKTAVANTFKSDGLTDEFKTHSNLVNMMDDGVK
- a CDS encoding ferredoxin-type protein NapF encodes the protein MANRRDFFRSFTKPLRQTKEESPLLVRPPYGKDESLFQSECPSCESKSCVASCDEKIIFIADDGAPTLTFKENGCTFCDACAEVCETGVLSLENEGTADWLNAVFKISLEACVAHHGVICHACKEPCIDDAILFNGMFNPVIDDEKCTACGFCMSRCPTQAISYEVFALK